A region from the Papio anubis isolate 15944 chromosome 6, Panubis1.0, whole genome shotgun sequence genome encodes:
- the LOC103883767 gene encoding uncharacterized protein LOC103883767, with protein MPSEEGGARGSEIVKLCLGCARRRAVLAFPWARARGLRVSRERVSAAASRVLVCARVPGAARPSPAQLRCVQPPARGSARAARPLRLPGVLPTGCAGGCVREGEGSRRVGEEGVPAGGRGRGWREGGFTELQPGPRCACTSRLLKPKHVPKAVFSASGRFLHPQFPPLGLAATNCKRNSLGGEAGGCGGWEGDSEGWEVNAGLDRLSLSFSADL; from the coding sequence ATGCCCAGCGAGGAGGGAGGCGCGAGAGGGAGCGAGATAGTAAAGCTCTGTCTCGGGTGTGCGCGCCGGCGCGCGGTGCTCGCTTTCCCTTGGGCGCGCGCGCGGGGGCTGCGCGTGTCCCGAGAGCGCGTCAGCGCAGCGGCCTCCCGCGTGCTCGTGTGCGCGCGCGTCCCGGGTGCCGCGCGCCCCTCTCCTGCACAGCTGCGGTGCGTCCAGCCGCCCGCCAGAGGCTCGGCTCGCGCGGCGCGGCCGCTGCGACTTCCTGGAGTTCTGCCTACCGGGTGCGCGGGCGGGTGTGTGAGAGAAGGCGAGGGGAGCCGcagggtgggagaggagggagtCCCGGCGGGAGGGCGGGGTAGAGGCTGGCGGGAGGGGGGCTTCACGGAGCTCCAGCCAGGGCCGCGGTGCGCCTGCACGTCACGGCTACTCAAACCCAAGCACGTCCCGAAAGCGGTATTTTCTGCGTCTGGGAGGTTTTTGCATCCTCAGTTCCCACCGCTGGGGCTGGCGGCGACCAACTGTAAGAGAAACtcactgggaggcgaggcaggggGGTGCGGAGGATGGGAAGGCGACTCTGAAGGGTGGGAAGTGAATGCTGGACTTGATcgtctttctctgtctttcagcGCGGACCTGTAG